A region of Lycium barbarum isolate Lr01 chromosome 3, ASM1917538v2, whole genome shotgun sequence DNA encodes the following proteins:
- the LOC132630867 gene encoding wall-associated receptor kinase 2-like yields the protein MQHNQVAIFSFQLPYFISFMLILTLANAQFINTNTTSPPPTTTPTASPPTNATSPATNTTNTATTITKATNITKPGCPRKCGNLTVPYPFGIGLRSGCALNPNFEINCDSNTTGSETPLIYNIQVYDISDSEMRISNTINRKCYSQTGVLVQDDPGWMALGRSSPYSFSSLNRYTVVGCDDGAIMNGLNFANGCPALCSSSSDVVEGKCMGFGCCQITIPKGLKSFNTSMITSKNHTAVWSFNPCGYAFLGEASRFEFGGVEDLTDVNFAKKIMDNVPIVLDWAIGSLSCVEARKRNDYACLDNSQCVDSDTGNGGYRCNCNRGYEGNPYIGTGCQDIDECADPNANSCEQICVNTPGSYNCSCPEGYSGDGKKNGRGCIAPSSNSEFPWIKFSVGMGVGFMSLIVGTTWLYFSIKKRKLIKLREKFFQQNGGLLLKQRISSNEGGVEATKIFTAEELKKATNNYASDRILGRGGNGIVYKGILPDNRIVAIKKSKFVDEDQTEQFINEVLILTQVNHRNVVRLFGCCLEAEVPLLVYEYISHGTLYEHIHSRNGAPWLSWQNRLRVASETASALAYLHSSAQMPIIHRDVKSANLLLDDVYTAKVADFGASRLIPIDQTHLATLVQGTLGYLDPEYFRTSQLTEKSDVYSFGVVLAELLTGMKPISRDRNDEDKNLAEYFVLSMRKNQLFQTLDRRVVREGSLEQLQKVAELVKSCLSLHGDDRPRMKEVASELESLRKFMKNNPWANGHVNEDNDDESSDLYTIPIDSNTGFNNFSGQYSSNSNTNRSNFSGQYSSDSSSLIYRSPNTNSPLIQNRRAA from the exons ATGCAGCATAACCAAGTTGCTATATTTTCTTTCCAACTCCcctattttatttcatttatgcTAATCTTAACATTAGCCAATGCCCAATTTATTAACACTAACACCACTTCTCCTCCCCCCACCACCACTCCCACAGCATCTCCACCCACGAACGCCACTTCTCCGGCGACAAACACAACCAACACCGCCACCACAATTACCAAAGCTACTAATATTACAAAACCAGGATGTCCGAGAAAGTGTGGGAACCTTACAGTACCATACCCTTTTGGGATTGGCTTAAGATCTGGTTGTGCATTAAACCCGAACTTCGAAATCAACTGTGACTCTAACACAACCGGTTCTGAAACACCCTTAATCTATAACATTCAAGTCTATGACATCTCCGACTCGGAAATGCGCATATCAAATACCATAAATAGGAAGTGTTACTCACAAACAGGAGTTTTGGTTCAAGATGATCCTGGTTGGATGGCTTTAGGAAGGTCAAGTCCTTATAGTTTTTCTTCTCTCAACAG ATACACCGTGGTTGGTTGTGATGATGGTGCTATAATGAACGGACTAAACTTCGCTAATGGTTGCCCCGCTCTCTGCAGTAGCTCCAGTGATGTAGTTGAAGGAAAATGTATGGGTTTTGGTTGCTGCCAAATAACAATACCAAAAGGATTGAAATCTTTCAATACATCTATGATAACCTCAAAAAATCACACCGCAGTTTGGTCGTTTAATCCATGTGGCTACGCGTTTCTTGGTGAGGCGAGTAGATTCGAGTTCGGGGGTGTGGAGGATCTCACTGATGTTAATTTTGCAAAGAAGATTATGGATAATGTCCCTATTGTGCTAGATTGGGCCATTGGTAGTCTTAGTTGTGTTGAAGCACGAAAACGTAACGATTATGCTTGCCTGGATAATAGCCAGTGTGTTGATTCCGACACCGGAAATGGTGGCTATCGGTGCAATTGTAACCGGGGATATGAAGGCAATCCGTACATCGGCACTGGCTGCCAAG ATATTGATGAATGTGCAGATCCAAATGCCAATTCATGTGAACAAATTTGCGTAAACACGCCGGGTAGTTACAATTGTTCTTGTCCAGAAGGATACAGTGGTGACGGCAAAAAGAACGGTCGTGGCTGTATTGCACCGAGCTCGAACTCTGAGTTCCCATGGATCAAGTTTTCTGTAG GTATGGGAGTTGGTTTTATGTCCCTAATAGTTGGGACAACTTGGCTATATTtcagcatcaagaaaagaaaactaATTAAACTTCGGGAGAAATTCTTTCAACAAAATGGTGGTTTGCTCTTGAAACAAAGAATCTCTTCTAATGAGGGTGGTGTGGAAGCAACCAAAATTTTTACAGCGGAGGAGTTGAAGAAGGCTACGAACAACTATGCCAGTGATAGAATTCTTGGTCGTGGTGGAAATGGAATTGTCTATAAAGGTATTCTACCTGATAACCGCATAGTTGCAATTAAGAAATCTAAGTTTGTGGACGAGGATCAGACTGAACAGTTCATCAATGAGGTACTTATTCTTACTCAAGTCAACCACAGAAATGTGGTGAGACTCTTTGGGTGTTGTTTGGAAGCTGAAGTGCCATTACTGGTCTATGAATACATTTCTCATGGAACTCTTTACGAGCATATCCACAGTCGAAATGGAGCGCCTTGGTTATCTTGGCAAAATCGACTACGAGTTGCAAGTGAGACAGCAAGTGCACTTGCTTACCTTCATTCATCAGCGCAAATGCCTATAATACACAGGGATGTCAAGTCTGCCAATTTATTATTGGATGATGTTTACACTGCGAAAGTGGCTGATTTTGGAGCTTCAAGGTTAATCCCGATTGATCAAACGCATCTTGCCACATTGGTTCAAGGTACATTAGGGTACCTGGATCCTGAATATTTTCGCACAAGTCAATTGACTGAGAAAAGTGATGTTTATAGTTTTGGAGTAGTTCTTGCAGAACTTTTGACCGGGATGAAACCTATTTCAAGGGACAGAAACGACGAGGACAAAAATTTAGCAGAGTATTTCGTTTTGTCCATGAGAAAGAATCAATTGTTTCAAACTCTTGACCGCAGAGTGGTAAGAGAAGGAAGCCTTGAACAACTCCAAAAAGTGGCTGAGCTAGTGAAAAGTTGTCTTAGTTTGCACGGAGATGACAGACCTAGGATGAAAGAAGTAGCATCGGAACTTGAAAGTTTaagaaagttcatgaaaaatAACCCTTGGGCTAATGGACATGtaaatgaagacaatgacgatgAATCGTCTGATCTTTATACAATTCCAATCGACTCTAATACAGGTTTTAATAATTTCTCCGGGCAATACAGTTCCAACTCCAACACAAATAGGAGCAACTTTTCTGGACAATATAGTTCGGATAGTTCTTCATTGATATATAGATCTCCTAATACTAATAGCCCATTGATCCAAAACAGAAGGGCAGCATGA
- the LOC132633824 gene encoding putative wall-associated receptor kinase-like 16, protein MQLRQVALFSFTLVLILTLATAQIIPTNTTTPPPITTTPPPTTNTTSLPTNTTTTITKAANITKPGCPKKCGNLSVPYPFGIGLGSGCALNPNFEINCDTKTTGTPKPFIWNIPVYDISDAEMRVSSTLSRRCYSSTGMLLRDDPAWMSLGTSSPYSFSILSRFTVVGCDEAAIIVGHDFANGCPSVCISSDQVVEGRCMGAGWCQITIPKGLKYFNTTMQSSKQNHSLVWSFNPCGYSFLGEASRFQINGIQDLSDVNFVKKILDNVPIMLDWAIGNISCVEAQKRNDYACLRNSQCIDSDTGLGGYRCSCNPGYEGNPYIGPACQDIDECADPNTNSCEHNCINTPGSYNCSCPEGYTGDGKKNGRGCIAPNSNSEFPWIKFSVGMGVGFMSLIVGMTWLYFSIKKRKLNKLREKFFQQNGGLLLKQRISSNEGGVEATKIFTAEELKKASNNYASDRILGRGGIGIVYKGILLDNRIVAIKKSKFVDEDQTEQFINEVLILTQVNHRNVVRLFGCCLEAEVPLLVYEYISHGTLYEHIHNRNGAPWLSLQNRLRIATETASALAYLHSSAQMPIIHKDVKSANLLLDVVYTAKVADFEASRLIPLGQTHIATLVQGTLGYLDPEYFRTSQLTEKSDVYSFGVVLAELLTGMKPISRDRNDEDDKINLAEYFVLSMRKNQLFQILDRQVVREGSLEQLQKVAELVKNCLKFHGEDRPTMQEVASDLESLRKFTKNNPWANGHGNEDESSDLYSIPIESNTGINNFSGQYSSDSNTNSSNFSSMIYNTNIPR, encoded by the exons ATGCAGCTTAGGCAAGTTGCTCTTTTTTCTTTCACACTTGTGCTAATCTTGACATTAGCCACAGCCCAAATTATCCCTACTAACACCACTACTCCTCCTCCCATCACCACCACTCCTCCTCCAACGACAAACACCACATCTCTGCCAACCAACACTACCACCACCATTACCAAAGCTGCTAACATTACAAAACCAGGATGTCCGAAAAAGTGTGGGAACCTTTCAGTGCCATATCCTTTTGGGATTGGATTAGGATCTGGTTGTGCATTAAACCCGAATTTCGAGATCAATTGTGACACTAAGACAACTGGTACTCCGAAACCCTTCATATGGAACATTCCGGTTTATGACATCTCGGACGCTGAAATGCGCGTATCAAGTACGTTAAGTCGGAGGTGTTATTCATCAACAGGAATGTTGCTTCGAGATGATCCTGCTTGGATGAGTTTAGGAACCTCAAGTCCTTACAGTTTCTCTATCCTCAGCAG ATTCACCGTCGTTGGTTGTGACGAAGCTGCAATAATAGTTGGACACGACTTCGCTAATGGCTGCCCCAGTGTCTGTATTAGTTCAGATCAAGTAGTTGAAGGAAGATGTATGGGCGCTGGTTGGTGCCAAATAACAATACCAAAAGGCTTGAAATATTTCAACACAACAATGCAAAGCTCCAAACAAAATCACAGCTTAGTTTGGTCTTTTAATCCATGTGGTTATTCATTTCTTGGTGAGGCAAGTCGATTCCAAATCAATGGCATACAAGATCTCAGTGATGTTAATTTTGTAAAGAAGATTTTGGATAATGTTCCTATTATGCTAGATTGGGCTATTGGAAATATAAGTTGTGTCGAAGCGCAGAAACGTAACGATTATGCTTGCTTGCGTAATAGCCAGTGTATCGATTCCGACACTGGCCTTGGTGGTTATAGGTGCAGCTGTAACCCGGGATATGAAGGCAATCCATACATCGGCCCAGCTTGCCAAG ATATTGATGAATGTGCGGATCCAAATACCAATTCATGTGAACACAATTGCATAAATACACCGGGGAGTTACAATTGTTCCTGTCCAGAAGGATACACCGGTGATGGAAAAAAGAATGGCCGTGGTTGTATTGCACCAAACTCGAACTCGGAGTTCCCATGGATCAAGTTTTCTGTAG GTATGGGAGTTGGTTTTATGTCCCTAATAGTTGGGATGACTTGGCTTTATTtcagcatcaagaaaagaaaactaAATAAACTTCGAGAGAAATTCTTCCAACAAAATGGTGGTTTGCTCTTGAAACAACGAATCTCTTCTAACGAGGGTGGTGTGGAAGCAACCAAAATTTTTACAGCGGAGGAGTTGAAAAAGGCTTCAAACAACTATGCCAGTGATAGAATTCTTGGTCGTGGTGGAATAGGAATTGTCTATAAAGGTATTCTACTTGATAACCGCATAGTTGCAATTAAGAAATCTAAGTTTGTGGACGAGGATCAGACTGAACAGTTCATCAATGAGGTACTTATTCTTACTCAAGTCAACCACAGAAACGTGGTGAGGCTCTTTGGGTGTTGTTTGGAAGCTGAAGTGCCTTTACTGGTCTATGAATACATTTCTCATGGAACTCTTTACGAGCATATCCACAATCGAAATGGAGCACCTTGGTTATCTTTGCAAAATCGACTACGAATTGCTACTGAGACAGCAAGTGCACTTGCTTACCTTCATTCATCAGCGCAAATGCCTATTATACACAAGGATGTCAAGTCTGCCAATTTATTATTGGACGTTGTTTACACTGCGAAAGTGGCGGATTTTGAAGCTTCAAGATTAATCCCTCTTGGTCAAACACATATTGCTACATTGGTTCAAGGGACATTAGGGTACTTGGATCCTGAATATTTTCGCACAAGTCAATTGACTGAGAAAAGTGACGTGTATAGTTTTGGAGTAGTTCTTGCAGAACTTTTAACAGGGATGAAACCTATTTCGAGGGACAGAAATGATGAGGATGACAAGATCAATTTGGCAGAATATTTTGTCCTGTCCATGAGAAAGAATCAATTGTTTCaaattcttgatcgtcaagtggTAAGAGAAGGAAGTCTTGAGCAACTCCAAAAGGTGGCCGAGCTAGTGAAAAATTGTCTTAAATTTCATGGAGAAGATAGACCTACAATGCAAGAAGTAGCATCGGACCTTGAAAGTTTGAGAAAGTTTACCAAAAATAACCCTTGGGCTAATGGACACGGAAATGAAGATGAATCATCAGATCTTTATTCAATTCCAATTGAATCTAATACAGGTATCAACAATTTCTCTGGACAATATAGTTCCGACTCCAACACAAATAGCAGCAACTTTTCTTCAATGATATATAATACAAATATCCCACGGTGA